TTGTTCTCGTACCCTGAGTAGGTCTGTACGGCAAACCACTGGACGTTAGCTTGCTCTTTGCGTTCGATCATCATAAAAAAGGGACCCGATGCAAATCGGCCCCCGTACCTCCCTACAGTAAGAAGTGGATACAGGGGCAAGACCCCTATCCAAGGATCTTCGAGAACACACCTGTCAGGATCAAGTCAAGGATGCCGAGATACGCGCTCAAAAGGAGCGTCACGGCAATGACCACCAGCGTGGAATACCACACTTGTTTTCTGGTCGGCCAGGTGATCTTTTTGAATTCTGCACGGGATTCGCGGATGAAGGGCTTAAGATCCAACAGACATCCCCCTCTGTGTTTTCGTCAAAAGTCAAGACGTGAAAATGGCAGGCCCGGAAGGATTCGAACC
This is a stretch of genomic DNA from Jonquetella anthropi DSM 22815. It encodes these proteins:
- the secE gene encoding preprotein translocase subunit SecE, giving the protein MDLKPFIRESRAEFKKITWPTRKQVWYSTLVVIAVTLLLSAYLGILDLILTGVFSKILG